The following coding sequences lie in one Pseudorasbora parva isolate DD20220531a chromosome 18, ASM2467924v1, whole genome shotgun sequence genomic window:
- the si:dkeyp-50d11.2 gene encoding calpain-1 catalytic subunit, whose protein sequence is MEQICATGVAARLRSEWNRNEGFGQNHMALKFLGQDFEYLRDRCLQSGCLFEDETFPAQQSSLGFKELGPGSAKTKGVRWMRPTEFCTDPHFIVDGATRTDICQGALGDCWLLAAIACLTLNEPLLHRVVPHGQSFHQQYAGIFHFQFWQFGDWVDVVIDDRLPVRDGKLLFVHSAEGAEFWSALVEKAYAKLNGCYEALSGGCTSEGFEDFTGGVTEMYELKKAPPNLFSIIKRAVERGSLMGCSIDITSFFDMEAITFKKLVKGHAYSVTGVEEVEYRRNLTKLLRIRNPWGEVEWMGPWSDESKEWREIDPSVRSRLHNIREDGEFWMSFSDFMREFSRLEICNLTADALQSSEVKKWNTSLYPGEWRRGSTAGGCRNFPATFWINPQFKIVLKEPDFENQDDCTFLVALMQKNRRKLRREGKDMETIGFAIYEVPKEYLGRVGVHLKRDFFLTHTSKARSELYINLREVSSRFCLPAGEYIIVPSTFEPQKEGDFVLRVFSEKAADSQELDDEISADVPEEPALQETDIDEGFKALFAKLAGPEMEINVSKLQMILNRVVGKHKDIKTDGFGKEACRGMINLMDTTGLGKLGLTDFHVLWEKIKRYLAVFRKFDLDKSGTMSSYEMRLALESAGFKLTNNLFQLIILRYAKPDLNVDFDNFVACLIRLETMFKTFKTMDTDEDGLVSFSFTQWITLTMFT, encoded by the exons ATGGAGCAAATTTGTGCCACAGGAGTTGCTGCTCGTCTGAGGAGTGAATGGAATCGAAATGAGGGATTTGGTCAGAACCATATGGCTCTGAAGTTCTTGGGTCAAGATTTTGAATACTTACGTGACCGCTGCCTTCAGAGTGGATGTCTGTTTGAGGATGAAACATTCCCAGCACAGCAGTCTTCTTTAGGATTCAAAGAGCTGGGCCCTGGCTCTGCCAAAACCAAAGGTGTTCGCTGGATGAGGCCGACG GAGTTCTGCACTGATCCACACTTTATCGTAGATGGGGCCACACGCACAGACATCTGCCAAGGAGCTCTAG GAGATTGTTGGCTGCTGGCAGCCATTGCGTGCCTTACCCTCAATGAACCCTTGCTGCATCGGGTGGTGCCTCATGGCCAGAGCTTCCATCAGCAATATGCTGGAATCTTTCACTTCCAG TTTTGGCAGTTCGGGGACTGGGTGGATGTGGTGATTGACGACCGGCTGCCTGTCAGAGATGGGAAGCTCCTTTTTGTTCATTCAGCTGAGGGAGCAGAGTTCTGGAGTGCCCTGGTGGAGAAGGCATATGCAAA GTTGAACGGCTGCTACGAGGCTCTCTCCGGAGGCTGCACGTCTGAGGGCTTTGAGGACTTCACCGGTGGAGTGACAGAGATGTATGAGCTGAAAAAAGCTCCACCCAACCTCTTCAGCATAATCAAAAGAGCTGTGGAGAGAGGCTCCCTGATGGGCTGCTCGATAGAT ATTACAAGTTTCTTTGACATGGAGGCTATCACCTTTAAAAAGCTAGTGAAAGGTCACGCCTACTCCGTTACTGGAGTGGAGGAG GTGGAATACAGAAGAAACCTCACAAAGCTGCTGCGCATCAGAAACCCTTGGGGAGAAGTGGAGTGGATGGGGCCCTGGAGTGATGA GTCAAAGGAATGGCGCGAAATCGACCCATCCGTAAGGTCCCGTCTGCACAACATCAGAGAGGATGGAGAATTCTG gatGTCGTTCAGTGACTTCATGCGAGAGTTCAGCAGACTAGAGATCTGTAACCTGACAGCGGATGCGCTACAGAGCAGCGAGGTGAAGAAGTGGAACACGTCCCTGTATCCCGGTGAATGGAGAAGAGGAAGCACTGCAGGTGGCTGCAGGAATTTTCCAG CAACATTTTGGATCAATCCCCAGTTTAAAATAGTATTGAAGGAGCCAGATTTTGAGAATCAAGATGACTGCACTTTTCTAGTGGCCCTGATGCAGAAGAATCGCAGAAAGTTACGTCGGGAGGGCAAAGACATGGAGACGATTGGATTTGCCATTTATGAG GTCCCTAAAGAG TATCTGGGCCGGGTGGGTGTGCATCTGAAGCGAGATTTTTTCCTCACCCACACGTCGAAGGCTCGTTCCGAGCTCTACATCAACCTTCGAGAGGTGAGCTCGCGTTTCTGCCTTCCAGCAGGGGAATATATCATTGTCCCCTCCACCTTTGAGCCCCAGAAGGAAGGAGACTTTGTGCTGAGGGTCTTTTCTGAAAAGGCTGCTGACTCCCA GGAGCTAGATGATGAAATTTCAGCAGATGTACCGGAGGAG CCTGCGCTCCAGGAGACTGACATTGACGAGGGCTTCAAGGCACTTTTCGCAAAGCTGGCAGGGCCG GAAATGGAGATCAATGTGTCCAAACTCCAGATGATTCTGAACCGGGTTGTTGGCAAAC ATAAAGATATAAAGACAGATGGATTTGGCAAAGAGGCCTGTCGAGGCATGATAAATCTTATGGAT ACAACTGGTCTTGGAAAGCTGGGACTGACTGACTTCCATGTGCTCTGGGAGAAGATCAAACGATATCTT GCTGTGTTTAGGAAGTTTGATTTGGACAAGTCTGGAACAATGAGCTCTTATGAAATGCGTCTGGCATTAGAATCAGCAG GCTTCAAGTTAACCAACAACCTGTTCCAGCTGATAATCCTGCGCTACGCAAAGCCAGACCTCAATGTGGACTTCGACAACTTTGTGGCCTGTCTGATCCGCCTGGAGACTATGTTCA AAACTTTTAAAACAATGGACACTGATGAAGATGGTTTGGTATCCTTCAGCTTCACCCAG TGGATCACCCTCACTATGTTTACTTAG